The window GCCACGACGGACCCCTTGCCGGACTGGTCCGCGAAGGGGCCGGAGCCGTCGTTGAGCACGCCGATCCTGATCGTGTGGTCCGGGATCTCCGCCAGGGCGGGCCCGGCCGACAGCGCGGCACAGAAGGCGAGGCAGGCGGCGCGGCGCAAGGACGTTCTCCCTTCGATCCATCGATCCGCTGCATATCGCGCGGGCGGCGGGCGCACCAGCCCGGCGCGCGGGCCGGCCCCCCTGTCCCACGGCGGGACACCCGGCGCTGTGAAAAAGCGCGCGGCCGCGTTAGACCGTTAACCAACTTTAACGGTCTGTTAACCGCGCGGGCGTCAGATCGTGGTCATTAAAGGACCCTTAAGCGGCATGTCGGTTCAAGCCTCCCCCTCCACCCCCGTCCGGTTCCGCGGCCGCTCGCTGATGGCGCTGGTGCTGCGGCCCGAGCCGCCGATCGACGCCTGGCTCCTGGGCCTCGACGACCTGCTCGGCCGCTCGCCCGGCTACTTCACCAGCCGCCCCGTGGTGGCCGACCTCAGCGCCATGGCGGACGAGGGCGACCAGCTGGTCCGCCTGATGGACAAGCTGCAGGGCCGCAAGATCCGTGTCATGGCGATCGAGGGCGCCGACCCCGAGCGGCTCGGCGCCGACCTCGACCGGCTGCCGCCGATGGTGGAGGGCGGGCGCCCGGCCTCCGCGCCGGCCGTGCCCGACGTGGCGCAGCCCGACGCCGCCGCGGTGGCGGCCGCCGTCGCGGCCCAGCAGATCCGCACCGTGCCGTCGCTGATGATCGACAAGCCGGTTCGCTCCGGCCAGTCGATCACCTTCGCGGAGGGCGACGTGACGATCCTGGGCTCGGTGGCCTCGGGCGCCGAGGTGATGGCGGGCGGCTCGATCCACATCTACGGGACGCTGCGGGGCCGCGCCATGGCGGGCTTCGCCCACAAGGACGGCCGCATCTTCTGCTCGAAGCTCCACGCCGAGCTTCTGGCGATCGACGGCATCTACAAGACCGCGGACGAGATGGACGCGACGCTGCGCGGCAAGGCCATCCAGGCCTGGACCAGCGGCGACACGCTCGTCATCGCGGGCCTGGACTGATGAACATTCAAGGAGGCAGGGGCATGTCGCAGGTCGTCGTGGTGACATCGGGCAAGGGCGGCGTCGGCAAGACCACGTCGACGGCCGCCATCGGGGCCGCGCTGGCGCAGTCGGGCCAGAACGTGGTGGTGGTCGACTTCGACGTCGGCCTGCGCAACCTCGACCTGATCCTCGGCGCCGAGCGCCGGGTGGTCTACGACCTCGTCAACGTGATCCAGGGCCACGCGAATCTCAGCCAGGCGCTGATCCGCGACAAGCGCTGCGAGACGCTCTACCTGCTCCCCGCCTCGCAGACGCGCGACAAGGACGCGCTGACCGAGGAGGGCGTCGAGCGCGTCATCGCGGAATTGCGGACGCGCTTCGACTGGGTGATCTGCGACAGCCCAGCCGGCATCGAGCGCGGCGCCCAGCTCGCCATGCGCCACGCCGACCTCGCCATCATCGTCACCAACCCCGAGGTGTCGTCGGTGCGCGACAGCGACCGCATCATCGGCCTGCTCGACTCCAA is drawn from Lichenibacterium dinghuense and contains these coding sequences:
- the minC gene encoding septum site-determining protein MinC — its product is MSVQASPSTPVRFRGRSLMALVLRPEPPIDAWLLGLDDLLGRSPGYFTSRPVVADLSAMADEGDQLVRLMDKLQGRKIRVMAIEGADPERLGADLDRLPPMVEGGRPASAPAVPDVAQPDAAAVAAAVAAQQIRTVPSLMIDKPVRSGQSITFAEGDVTILGSVASGAEVMAGGSIHIYGTLRGRAMAGFAHKDGRIFCSKLHAELLAIDGIYKTADEMDATLRGKAIQAWTSGDTLVIAGLD
- the minD gene encoding septum site-determining protein MinD, with translation MSQVVVVTSGKGGVGKTTSTAAIGAALAQSGQNVVVVDFDVGLRNLDLILGAERRVVYDLVNVIQGHANLSQALIRDKRCETLYLLPASQTRDKDALTEEGVERVIAELRTRFDWVICDSPAGIERGAQLAMRHADLAIIVTNPEVSSVRDSDRIIGLLDSKTVKAERGEWMEKLLLLTRYDHARAQRGDMLKTEDVLEILSIPLLGIIPESQDVLRASNVGAPVTLNNPGSVPAKAYIDAARRLRGENLDVTIPRDKKGIMGMLFGRKAA